One Micromonospora sp. WMMD1120 genomic region harbors:
- the mshB gene encoding N-acetyl-1-D-myo-inositol-2-amino-2-deoxy-alpha-D-glucopyranoside deacetylase — MTVVTTLPDRRLLLVHAHPDDESIGTGSTMAHYAADGAHVTLVTCTLGEEGEIHVPALAQLCAAEADQLGGYRIGELAAACAALGVSDHRFLGGAGRYRDSGMMGLATNEHPRAFWQADLDEAAGHLVEILREVRPQVLITYDPNGFYGHPDHIQAHRVAMRAVELAAAEGCAPLKVYWTAMPLSVLEAGMSHFAESSDNPFGGIEDVADLPFGTPDAEIAARIDGTDQHTAKEAAMRAHATQIPANSWLYSIAGNFGGEFMGVEYFTLAVGDKGPGAGPYGWEDDLFAGLPVETAPDRSPVSAAGLR, encoded by the coding sequence GTGACCGTCGTGACGACGCTGCCCGACCGCCGCCTGCTGCTGGTCCACGCGCACCCCGACGACGAGTCGATCGGCACCGGCTCGACGATGGCGCACTACGCCGCGGACGGCGCGCACGTCACCCTGGTGACCTGCACGTTGGGCGAGGAGGGCGAGATCCACGTGCCCGCGCTGGCCCAGCTCTGCGCCGCCGAGGCCGACCAGCTCGGCGGGTACCGGATCGGCGAACTGGCCGCCGCGTGCGCCGCCCTCGGCGTCAGCGACCACCGCTTCCTCGGCGGCGCCGGACGCTACCGCGACTCCGGGATGATGGGACTCGCGACGAACGAGCACCCCCGGGCCTTCTGGCAGGCCGACCTCGACGAGGCCGCCGGGCACCTGGTCGAGATCCTGCGGGAGGTACGCCCGCAGGTGCTGATCACGTACGACCCGAACGGCTTCTACGGCCACCCGGACCACATCCAGGCACACCGGGTGGCGATGCGCGCGGTGGAGCTGGCCGCGGCCGAGGGTTGCGCCCCGCTCAAGGTCTACTGGACCGCCATGCCGCTCAGCGTGCTGGAGGCCGGCATGTCGCACTTCGCCGAGTCCTCCGACAACCCGTTCGGTGGCATCGAAGACGTTGCCGACCTGCCCTTCGGCACCCCGGACGCCGAGATCGCCGCCCGGATCGACGGCACCGACCAGCACACGGCCAAGGAGGCCGCGATGCGGGCGCACGCCACCCAGATCCCGGCCAACTCGTGGCTCTACTCGATCGCCGGCAACTTCGGCGGTGAGTTCATGGGCGTGGAATATTTCACCCTCGCGGTCGGCGACAAGGGCCCGGGCGCCGGGCCGTACGGCTGGGAGGACGACCTCTTCGCCGGGCTGCCCGTGGAGACCGCCCCGGACCGGTCCCCGGTCTCGGCGGCGGGCCTGCGGTGA
- a CDS encoding prolyl oligopeptidase family serine peptidase, translating to MDFPELAARTRRFSHGAPRAVSVAEDGSRVIFLRSAGPEDPADALWLLDVSTGEERLVADPAALLGEEGEPRSLSPGERALRERLRLSADGIGSYALDAAGRVAAFALAGRLFRADLVHGDVVEVATVGPVLDPRPDPNGQRLAYVTDAADGVRRGELRVIDPDGTDTLLAGEDAGVSWGLAEHIAAEEFGRYRGYWWAPDGRTVLAARVDESRLQRWHLHDPADPASAPTTVAYPRAGGPNAEVSLHLLDLDDGWVDVHWDRETYPYLTGVSWGEGSPLITVLRRSQQHGLVLAVDPRTGETQVHAELADPRWVEPIAGTPAHLPDGRVLVGGELAHDGYDARCLFADGTLLTPPSLYVRRVVGRLPSTSGPADLLVEASDGEPSERHLFRVRTTIGGGVDARRLTTDSGWHTAAVGGDTVAVGVASLDHAGVRWTVRRGDQELAELRSFAATPPYSPLPLLERVTDRRLPAAVLYPDNHVTGRRLPVLLDIYGGPGHQEVVAARAAWLERQWWADAGFAVVTIDNRGTPGVAPSFEKAIHRRVADVILTDQIDALSALATKHPDLDLERVAVRGWSFGGWLAGLAVLRHPELFKCGIAGAPVTDWSLYDTAYTERYLGLPEDGMDVYAHHSLVELAAEPVTGPDQARPLLLVHGLADDNVVAAHTLRLSAALLGSGRPHAVLPLSGATHMAANGTAERLLPLELDFLRTHLG from the coding sequence GTGGACTTTCCGGAGCTGGCCGCCCGCACCCGCCGGTTCAGCCACGGCGCGCCACGTGCTGTCTCGGTGGCAGAGGACGGCTCCCGGGTGATCTTCCTGCGCTCCGCCGGTCCCGAGGACCCGGCGGACGCGCTCTGGCTGCTGGACGTGAGCACCGGCGAGGAACGGCTGGTCGCCGATCCGGCCGCCCTGCTGGGCGAGGAGGGCGAGCCCCGGTCGCTCAGCCCGGGTGAGCGCGCGCTGCGCGAGCGGCTGCGCCTCAGCGCCGACGGCATCGGCTCGTACGCGCTGGACGCCGCCGGCCGGGTGGCAGCGTTCGCGCTGGCCGGGCGGTTGTTCCGGGCCGATCTGGTGCACGGCGACGTGGTCGAGGTCGCCACCGTCGGTCCGGTGCTGGACCCTCGCCCGGACCCGAACGGGCAGCGGTTGGCGTACGTGACCGACGCGGCCGACGGTGTGCGCCGCGGCGAGTTGCGGGTGATCGACCCGGACGGCACCGACACCCTGCTGGCCGGCGAGGACGCCGGGGTGAGCTGGGGGCTGGCCGAGCACATCGCGGCGGAGGAGTTCGGCCGGTACCGGGGTTACTGGTGGGCGCCGGACGGTCGTACCGTGCTCGCCGCGCGGGTCGACGAGTCCCGGCTACAGCGGTGGCACCTGCACGACCCGGCCGATCCGGCGAGCGCGCCCACCACCGTCGCGTACCCCCGGGCCGGCGGGCCGAACGCCGAGGTCAGCCTGCACCTGCTGGACCTCGACGACGGCTGGGTCGACGTGCACTGGGACCGGGAGACCTACCCGTACCTGACCGGGGTCAGCTGGGGCGAGGGCAGTCCGCTGATCACCGTGTTGCGCCGCTCCCAGCAGCACGGGTTGGTGCTGGCGGTGGACCCGCGCACGGGCGAGACCCAGGTGCACGCCGAGCTTGCCGACCCGCGCTGGGTGGAGCCCATCGCCGGCACGCCGGCGCACCTGCCGGACGGCCGGGTGCTGGTCGGCGGGGAGTTGGCGCACGACGGCTACGACGCACGGTGCCTGTTCGCCGACGGCACCCTGCTGACCCCGCCGTCGCTGTACGTGCGGCGGGTGGTGGGTCGGCTGCCGTCCACCAGCGGCCCGGCCGACCTGCTGGTGGAGGCGAGCGACGGTGAGCCGAGCGAGCGGCACCTGTTCCGGGTGCGGACCACCATCGGCGGCGGGGTGGACGCGCGCCGGCTCACCACCGACTCGGGCTGGCACACCGCCGCCGTCGGCGGCGACACGGTGGCTGTCGGTGTCGCCTCGTTGGACCACGCCGGGGTGCGCTGGACGGTGCGTCGCGGCGACCAGGAGCTTGCCGAGCTGCGGTCGTTCGCCGCCACCCCGCCGTATTCCCCGCTGCCGCTGCTGGAGCGGGTGACCGACCGCCGCCTGCCGGCCGCGGTGCTCTACCCGGACAACCACGTCACGGGCCGGCGGCTGCCGGTGCTGCTGGACATCTACGGCGGCCCGGGGCACCAGGAGGTGGTGGCCGCCCGAGCGGCCTGGCTGGAGCGGCAGTGGTGGGCCGACGCCGGGTTCGCGGTGGTCACCATCGACAACCGGGGTACGCCGGGAGTCGCGCCGTCGTTCGAGAAGGCGATCCACCGCCGGGTGGCCGACGTGATCCTGACCGACCAGATCGACGCGCTCAGCGCGCTCGCCACCAAGCACCCGGACCTCGACCTGGAGCGGGTGGCGGTGCGCGGCTGGTCGTTCGGGGGTTGGCTGGCCGGGTTGGCGGTGCTGCGCCACCCCGAGCTGTTCAAGTGCGGCATCGCGGGCGCTCCGGTGACCGACTGGTCGCTGTACGACACCGCGTACACCGAGCGTTATCTGGGGTTGCCGGAGGACGGCATGGACGTCTACGCGCACCACTCGCTGGTCGAGTTGGCCGCCGAGCCGGTCACCGGCCCGGACCAGGCCCGCCCGTTGCTGCTGGTGCACGGCCTGGCCGACGACAACGTGGTGGCCGCGCACACGCTGCGGCTCTCGGCGGCGCTGCTGGGCTCGGGTCGCCCGCACGCGGTGCTGCCGTTGAGCGGGGCCACCCACATGGCGGCGAACGGCACGGCCGAGCGCCTGCTCCCGCTGGAGCTGGACTTCCTCCGCACCCACCTGGGCTGA
- a CDS encoding YciI family protein, with the protein MTRYLISFDDGAMDHIPDEDWADVGRASHEVVREAHQAGVWVFGAGLERQRASVVATDGTVSDGPDPGTREAIGGFSIIDVATREEALAWAAKIGAACRCAQEVRELMPDAEQDAMLRRE; encoded by the coding sequence ATGACCCGGTACCTGATCTCGTTCGACGACGGCGCGATGGACCACATCCCCGACGAGGACTGGGCCGACGTGGGCAGGGCCTCGCACGAGGTGGTCCGGGAGGCGCACCAGGCCGGGGTGTGGGTCTTCGGCGCCGGCCTGGAACGCCAACGGGCGAGCGTCGTGGCCACCGACGGCACCGTCTCCGACGGCCCCGACCCGGGGACCAGGGAGGCCATCGGCGGGTTCTCGATCATCGACGTGGCCACTCGCGAGGAGGCGTTGGCCTGGGCCGCCAAGATCGGCGCAGCGTGCCGCTGCGCCCAGGAGGTCCGCGAGCTCATGCCGGACGCCGAGCAGGACGCGATGCTCCGCCGCGAGTGA
- a CDS encoding ABC transporter substrate-binding protein has translation MRPRVVAAAGGAIALVVALGACSKNTGEGTTVDTERKQTGVIATDPKDSQGPAAEVSGAQKGGTFTVIRESPISHLDPQRTYSFAGLMANPLWARYLTTWKDDGKGGLVLVGDLAETPGKNVNNDCKVWEFTVKDGVKFEDGRPITSKEIAYGIARSFDPDLSGGPTYLQEWLADSPQFDTKWDFKKNKTSLPPGLSTPDAKTLRFEFAKPRCDLPFAVSLPTTAPLPADKDTGINLDKQPFSSGPYKVAKNQVGVQLTLDRNPNWDPNTDPVRHQYPDQFVWTFGPTADAANNRVIADNGADQSALAFNAVPASLVARVAGDPALKSRSILSPTPSANQLVINNQRVKDLKIRQALNYAIDREGMIKALGGQNVAAPLTTLMPPATIGYKAYEAYPAGPNGNVDKAKELLGGQTPELVLGVADNSTEQQQGAQLKANLERAGFKITLRNISDDAKLDEIKKKDNPWDLYIGNWAADWPSGASILPVLYDGRTIKAEGNSNQSYFNDPAINAEMDRILALAPADQGPEWAKLDERIMKEHAPVVPMYVDVAYNVHGSKAGGVFISSVFGYPSFVNAHVKP, from the coding sequence ATGAGACCACGCGTGGTGGCCGCCGCAGGCGGCGCGATCGCCCTTGTGGTGGCATTGGGTGCGTGCTCGAAGAACACGGGCGAGGGCACCACTGTGGACACCGAACGGAAGCAGACCGGGGTCATCGCGACCGACCCCAAGGACTCGCAGGGCCCGGCCGCCGAGGTGAGCGGAGCCCAGAAGGGCGGCACCTTCACCGTCATCCGGGAGTCGCCGATCTCCCACCTCGACCCGCAGCGCACGTACTCGTTCGCCGGCCTGATGGCCAACCCCCTCTGGGCCCGCTACCTCACCACCTGGAAGGACGACGGCAAGGGTGGCCTGGTCCTCGTCGGCGACCTGGCCGAGACGCCGGGGAAGAACGTCAACAACGACTGCAAGGTCTGGGAATTCACCGTCAAGGACGGGGTGAAGTTCGAGGACGGCCGACCGATCACCTCCAAGGAGATCGCGTACGGCATCGCCCGCTCCTTCGACCCGGACCTGTCCGGCGGCCCGACCTACCTACAGGAGTGGCTGGCCGACAGCCCACAGTTCGACACCAAGTGGGACTTCAAGAAGAACAAGACCTCCCTGCCGCCCGGCCTGAGCACCCCGGACGCGAAGACGCTGCGGTTCGAGTTCGCCAAGCCCCGCTGTGACCTGCCGTTCGCGGTCTCGCTGCCGACCACCGCGCCGCTGCCGGCGGACAAGGACACCGGCATCAACCTGGACAAGCAGCCGTTCTCGTCCGGCCCGTACAAGGTCGCCAAGAACCAGGTCGGCGTGCAGCTCACCCTGGACCGCAACCCCAACTGGGATCCGAACACCGACCCGGTCCGGCACCAGTACCCGGACCAGTTCGTCTGGACCTTCGGCCCGACCGCGGACGCCGCCAACAACCGGGTGATCGCCGACAACGGCGCGGACCAGAGCGCGCTCGCCTTCAACGCCGTACCGGCCTCGCTGGTCGCCAGGGTGGCCGGGGACCCCGCGCTCAAGTCGCGCAGCATCCTCTCCCCGACGCCGAGCGCCAACCAGCTCGTCATCAACAACCAGCGGGTCAAGGACCTCAAGATCCGTCAGGCGCTCAACTACGCCATCGACCGGGAAGGCATGATCAAGGCGCTCGGTGGCCAGAACGTCGCCGCCCCGCTGACCACGCTGATGCCGCCGGCCACCATCGGCTACAAGGCGTACGAGGCGTACCCGGCGGGCCCCAACGGCAACGTCGACAAGGCCAAGGAACTGCTCGGCGGGCAGACCCCCGAGCTGGTTCTCGGTGTGGCCGACAACTCCACCGAGCAGCAGCAGGGCGCCCAGCTCAAGGCCAACCTGGAGCGGGCCGGCTTCAAGATCACCCTGCGGAACATCTCGGACGACGCCAAGCTCGACGAGATCAAGAAGAAGGACAACCCCTGGGACCTGTACATCGGTAACTGGGCGGCGGACTGGCCGAGCGGCGCGTCGATCCTGCCGGTGCTCTACGACGGTCGCACCATCAAGGCCGAGGGCAACAGCAACCAGTCCTACTTCAACGACCCGGCCATCAACGCCGAGATGGACCGCATCCTGGCGCTTGCCCCGGCCGACCAGGGCCCGGAGTGGGCCAAGCTCGACGAGCGGATCATGAAGGAGCACGCTCCGGTGGTGCCGATGTACGTCGACGTGGCCTACAACGTGCACGGCTCCAAGGCCGGCGGGGTCTTCATCTCCAGCGTCTTCGGCTACCCGTCGTTCGTCAACGCGCACGTCAAGCCGTAG
- a CDS encoding ABC transporter permease — MARFLLKRLFSATLTLFAVSVLTFLMFFALPRDPVSSICSKNCNPERLERVRDDLGLNDPLISQYAGYMKGIVVGRDLGSAQGGRCDAPCLGWSYVTNEAVSDTIARVLPVTLSIVIPAAILWLLLGVGLGMVSALRRGTWLDRIAIGFSLTGASLQLYFVGAVLLMIFVYNLRWLPVPSYTSLFDNPLKWASGLVLAWVALAFLFSAIYARLSRAQMLETLSEDFVRTARAKGLAKPKVYGRHALRAAITPVVTIAGLDVGGALGGTVITETTFGIQGLGRTAVDAVRAGDLPTIMATVLIAAVFVVLANVLVDLLYAAIDPRVRLR; from the coding sequence ATGGCGCGGTTTCTGCTCAAGCGACTCTTCTCGGCGACGCTGACGCTCTTCGCGGTCAGCGTGCTGACCTTCCTGATGTTCTTCGCCCTGCCACGCGACCCGGTGAGCAGCATCTGCTCGAAGAACTGCAACCCGGAGAGGTTGGAGCGGGTCCGCGACGACCTGGGCCTGAACGATCCGCTGATCAGCCAGTACGCCGGCTACATGAAGGGCATAGTGGTCGGTCGGGACCTGGGCAGCGCCCAGGGCGGCCGGTGCGACGCGCCCTGCCTGGGCTGGTCGTACGTCACCAACGAGGCGGTCTCGGACACCATCGCCCGGGTGCTGCCGGTGACGCTGAGCATCGTGATCCCGGCGGCGATCCTCTGGTTGCTGCTCGGCGTCGGGCTCGGCATGGTCTCCGCCCTGCGTCGGGGCACCTGGCTGGACCGGATCGCCATCGGCTTCTCGCTGACCGGCGCGTCGCTGCAGTTGTACTTCGTGGGCGCGGTGCTGCTGATGATCTTCGTGTACAACCTGCGCTGGCTGCCGGTGCCCAGCTACACGTCACTGTTCGACAACCCGCTGAAGTGGGCCAGCGGGCTGGTGCTCGCCTGGGTCGCGTTGGCGTTCCTCTTTTCCGCCATCTACGCCCGGCTGTCCCGGGCGCAGATGTTGGAGACGCTGTCCGAGGACTTCGTCCGCACCGCGCGGGCCAAGGGCCTGGCCAAACCAAAGGTGTACGGACGGCACGCGCTACGCGCGGCGATCACCCCGGTGGTCACCATCGCCGGTCTGGACGTCGGTGGGGCGCTGGGCGGCACGGTGATCACCGAGACGACCTTCGGCATCCAGGGGCTGGGGCGTACGGCGGTGGACGCGGTGCGCGCCGGCGATCTGCCCACCATCATGGCCACGGTGCTGATCGCCGCGGTCTTCGTGGTGCTGGCGAACGTGCTCGTGGACCTGCTCTACGCCGCCATCGACCCCCGGGTCCGGTTGCGCTGA
- a CDS encoding ABC transporter permease — MSLSPVEGVALAEIESDPDPSTPAARGVVGRSPGQLAWLRLRRDRTAVVSGVLLVFFMVVGLSAPLIETVYGVGPREQFQNLLDGNGMPLGYAGGVTGDHWFGLEPGLGRDIFVRLVYGLRTSLFIALAAALITATIGVTLGTLAGYLGGWLDAVINWITDLTLAMPFLIIALALTPAITLRFYGERGQVSSAFGVGVLIAVFAIFGWTSTARLVRGQVIALREREFVEAAKASGAGLGHMLFRQLLPNIWAPILVSFSLAVPQFITSEAALSFIGVGLSDETPSFGRMIYDSLDYLQTDPAYVFFPGITIFALVFAFNLFGDALRDALDPKSSR; from the coding sequence GTGAGCCTCTCCCCGGTGGAGGGTGTGGCGCTGGCCGAGATCGAGTCCGACCCGGACCCGAGCACGCCCGCCGCCAGGGGCGTCGTCGGCCGCTCACCCGGGCAGCTCGCCTGGCTGCGGCTGCGCCGGGACCGCACGGCAGTGGTCAGCGGCGTACTCCTGGTGTTCTTCATGGTGGTGGGGTTGTCCGCCCCGCTGATCGAGACGGTCTACGGGGTCGGGCCGCGGGAGCAGTTCCAGAACCTGCTGGACGGCAACGGGATGCCGCTGGGGTACGCCGGCGGTGTCACCGGCGACCACTGGTTCGGGTTGGAGCCGGGGCTGGGCCGGGACATCTTCGTCCGACTGGTCTACGGGTTGCGCACCTCGCTGTTCATCGCCCTGGCCGCCGCCCTGATCACCGCGACGATCGGCGTCACGCTCGGCACGCTCGCCGGCTACCTCGGCGGCTGGCTCGACGCGGTGATCAACTGGATCACCGACCTGACCCTGGCGATGCCCTTCCTGATCATCGCGCTGGCGCTCACTCCCGCGATCACGCTGCGCTTCTACGGCGAGCGGGGGCAGGTGTCCTCCGCCTTCGGGGTGGGTGTGCTGATCGCCGTCTTCGCCATCTTCGGCTGGACCAGCACCGCGCGGCTGGTCCGCGGGCAGGTCATCGCGCTGCGCGAGCGGGAGTTCGTGGAGGCGGCGAAGGCCAGTGGCGCCGGGTTGGGGCACATGCTCTTCCGGCAACTGCTGCCGAACATCTGGGCGCCGATCCTGGTCTCGTTCTCGCTGGCGGTGCCGCAGTTCATCACCAGCGAGGCGGCGCTCTCGTTCATCGGCGTCGGGCTCAGTGACGAGACGCCGAGCTTCGGCCGGATGATCTACGACAGTCTGGACTACCTCCAGACCGACCCGGCGTACGTGTTCTTCCCGGGCATCACGATCTTCGCGCTGGTGTTCGCCTTCAACCTCTTCGGCGACGCGTTGCGGGACGCGCTCGACCCGAAGTCGTCCCGGTAG
- a CDS encoding dipeptide ABC transporter ATP-binding protein, with protein sequence MTDEPLLRVRGLTKHFPVRQGLRATGLVRAVDGLDFDVRPGETLGLVGESGCGKTTTGRMLVRLLEPTSGSIEFDGRDITHAGRRELRPLRAELQIIFQDPYASLNPRHTVGRIVAMPLQVNGVKPPGGTKARVQELLELVGLNPEHYNRYPHEFSGGQRQRIGIARALALRPRLIVADEPVSALDVSIQAQVVNLLRDLQRELDLAFVFIAHDLAVVRHFCQRVAVMYLGRIVEIGDRDDIYERPQHPYTRALLSAIPDVSQLGPAGRIRLTGDVPTPLDPPSGCRFRTRCWKARDICATEEPALVPRNGGRQATACHFPEGEPVGANPEPADAGPATDGATVEEVSS encoded by the coding sequence ATGACCGACGAGCCACTGCTGCGGGTCCGCGGCCTGACCAAGCACTTTCCGGTACGCCAGGGACTGCGCGCCACCGGCCTGGTGCGGGCGGTGGACGGGCTGGACTTCGACGTGCGCCCCGGCGAGACGCTCGGGCTGGTGGGGGAGTCGGGCTGCGGCAAGACCACCACCGGTCGGATGCTGGTGCGGCTGCTGGAGCCGACGAGCGGCAGCATCGAGTTCGACGGCCGGGACATCACCCACGCCGGTCGCCGGGAGCTGCGCCCGCTGCGCGCGGAACTCCAGATCATCTTCCAGGACCCGTACGCCTCGTTGAACCCCCGGCACACCGTCGGCCGGATCGTGGCGATGCCGTTGCAGGTCAACGGGGTCAAGCCGCCGGGTGGGACCAAGGCGCGGGTGCAGGAGTTGCTGGAGCTGGTCGGGTTGAACCCGGAGCACTACAACAGGTACCCGCACGAGTTCTCCGGCGGGCAGCGCCAGCGCATCGGCATCGCCCGCGCGCTGGCGCTGCGGCCCAGGCTGATCGTCGCGGACGAGCCGGTCAGCGCGCTGGACGTCTCGATCCAGGCGCAGGTCGTCAACCTGCTGCGCGACCTGCAACGGGAACTCGACCTGGCCTTCGTGTTCATCGCGCACGACCTCGCCGTGGTCCGGCACTTCTGCCAGCGGGTGGCGGTGATGTACCTGGGTCGGATCGTGGAGATCGGCGATCGGGACGACATCTACGAGCGCCCGCAGCACCCGTACACGCGGGCGTTGCTCTCGGCGATCCCGGACGTCAGCCAGCTCGGCCCGGCGGGTCGGATCCGGCTGACGGGTGACGTGCCCACCCCGCTCGACCCGCCATCGGGCTGCCGTTTCCGTACCCGGTGCTGGAAGGCGCGGGACATCTGCGCCACCGAGGAGCCGGCGCTGGTGCCGCGGAACGGCGGCCGGCAGGCCACGGCGTGCCACTTCCCCGAGGGGGAGCCGGTCGGCGCCAACCCGGAACCAGCCGACGCCGGCCCGGCGACGGACGGCGCGACAGTCGAGGAGGTGTCGTCGTGA
- a CDS encoding ABC transporter ATP-binding protein, which translates to MDSSQPVPSGDPDDRPAVPAPRSDQDAYLRVRDLRVRFDTPDGVVRAVDGVSFTVERGRTLGIVGESGSGKSVTSLAILGLHDPKRTTITGEISVGGRQLVGLPDEEVRRLRGRDLAMIFQDPLSALHPYYTVGRQIAEAYRVHHPKASRREARQRAVDMLDRVGIPQPARRFDQYPHEFSGGMRQRAMIAMSLVNDPALLIADEPTTALDVTVQAQILDLLADLQAEFHSAIILITHDLGVVGQVADDVLVMYGGRAVERGSVEQVLRTPQHPYTWGLLSSVPSLHGDADADLVPIPGNPPSLINLPSGCAFHPRCRYADRAGSRSRTETPELRPAGGDGHLVACHLGAGERAAFYAEEVASVGLAR; encoded by the coding sequence GTGGACAGCTCGCAACCGGTGCCGTCCGGGGACCCGGACGACCGTCCCGCCGTGCCGGCGCCACGCTCCGACCAGGACGCCTACCTGCGGGTGCGGGACCTCCGGGTCCGGTTCGACACCCCGGACGGCGTGGTGCGCGCTGTCGACGGCGTGTCGTTCACCGTCGAGCGGGGGCGCACCCTCGGCATCGTCGGTGAGTCGGGCTCCGGCAAGAGCGTCACCTCGCTGGCCATCCTCGGCCTGCACGACCCGAAACGGACCACCATCACCGGGGAGATCTCCGTCGGCGGCCGGCAACTGGTCGGCCTCCCCGACGAGGAGGTACGCCGGCTGCGCGGCCGGGACCTGGCGATGATCTTCCAGGATCCACTGTCGGCGTTGCACCCCTACTACACGGTGGGCCGGCAGATCGCCGAGGCGTACCGGGTGCACCACCCGAAGGCCAGCCGGCGCGAGGCCCGCCAGCGGGCCGTCGACATGCTGGACCGGGTGGGCATCCCGCAGCCGGCCCGCCGCTTCGACCAGTACCCGCACGAGTTCTCCGGCGGTATGCGGCAGCGGGCGATGATCGCGATGTCCCTGGTCAACGACCCGGCGCTGCTGATCGCCGACGAGCCGACCACGGCGCTTGACGTCACAGTGCAGGCGCAGATCCTGGACCTGCTCGCCGACCTCCAGGCCGAGTTCCACTCCGCGATCATCCTGATCACCCACGACCTCGGGGTGGTCGGTCAGGTCGCCGACGACGTGCTGGTCATGTACGGCGGGCGCGCCGTCGAGCGGGGCAGTGTCGAGCAGGTGCTGCGCACGCCGCAGCACCCGTACACCTGGGGGTTGCTCTCCAGCGTGCCGTCGCTGCACGGCGACGCGGACGCGGACCTGGTGCCCATTCCCGGCAACCCGCCGAGCCTGATCAACCTGCCGTCCGGGTGCGCGTTCCACCCGCGCTGCCGGTACGCCGACCGTGCCGGCAGCCGGTCCCGCACCGAGACGCCCGAGCTGCGCCCGGCCGGCGGCGACGGCCATCTCGTCGCCTGCCATCTGGGGGCCGGGGAGCGCGCCGCGTTCTACGCCGAGGAGGTCGCATCAGTGGGGCTGGCCCGATGA
- a CDS encoding Uma2 family endonuclease — protein MTAAVFNHEGPWTEEEYLALGETQQRVELFDGSLHVTPAPTPRHQRISRRLGNIFEKAAEATGLELLEAVNVRLRPGRIPIPDLVLTNPIDLDELMIEATDVRLVCEIISPGNASTDKVLKMHYYAAAGIEWYLLVEQETGTLRLHRRRGGHYVEAAAAKRGEALELTEPVKATIRPEDLLH, from the coding sequence ATGACCGCGGCGGTGTTCAACCACGAAGGCCCGTGGACCGAAGAGGAGTACCTCGCCCTCGGCGAGACGCAGCAACGCGTCGAACTCTTCGACGGGAGCCTCCACGTGACCCCAGCCCCGACCCCCCGACACCAGCGCATCTCCCGCAGGCTCGGCAACATCTTCGAGAAGGCAGCCGAGGCGACCGGCCTCGAACTGCTGGAGGCGGTGAACGTACGCCTCCGGCCCGGTCGGATACCGATCCCCGATCTCGTCCTCACCAACCCGATCGATCTCGACGAACTCATGATCGAGGCGACTGACGTCCGTCTGGTGTGCGAGATCATCTCGCCGGGCAACGCGTCGACCGACAAAGTCCTCAAGATGCACTACTACGCCGCCGCCGGCATCGAGTGGTACCTGCTGGTGGAGCAGGAGACCGGGACACTGCGCCTACATCGGCGTCGTGGCGGCCACTACGTCGAAGCGGCGGCCGCGAAGCGCGGTGAGGCGCTGGAGCTGACGGAGCCGGTCAAGGCCACGATCCGGCCGGAGGATCTGCTCCACTGA